A region of Terriglobia bacterium DNA encodes the following proteins:
- a CDS encoding DEAD/DEAH box helicase, giving the protein MIILHAGFGDRRLHLWGESPPGEGVVSVRRRRRPSPQEEAASFIYATEREDLLEVVKGIPDFPRTSLRDFSRSVIWLPTVDGNPFPSNSTIGEEAGSSSEVALAPWSVPALSLDAERALLLLCACADKDVLKPGVIVGHDVSFWGMAMRLAGALVARQQFLPTVIRENGSHHARWKAIVAGADVERMHRLAGAMPAVAQALHGDPHQPPVARSAERLSDFVNLLVDHLVRFSGYAKAPSSWSEGMRRGKPLNLESLHDHWLFALRSFDDRLDGKEDALSQFAAQVNEWQRPVSVLTTSPFRLCFRLEEPPENGVASPAAQGDAARWQVHYLLQAAHDPSLHIPVKEAWKPGKNAAGTLLGKGGFKAREYLLLSLGQAAALCPRIEKSLRSVRPEGYELDSSGAYEFLTEKALALEQSGFGVMVPAWWTGKGTKLRLATRAHVKSPVMQTSGMLSLDQLVDFHWEVSLGGESMSYEELQALVRLKAPLVKIRGQWAQLTSEEIQAAIDVWKKKSAGTMTAREVVKLALGAANLPLAFDGVRASGWVGQLMAQLEGRAQFELLEAPERFVGTLRPYQLRGYSWLSFLKQWGLGACLADDMGLGKTIQTLALLDREFLSNHQRPVLLICPTSVVGNWHKESARFTPHLRIMVHHGISRAKGSSFAGEVKKHHLVISSYALLQRDFEILKDISWSGVVLDEAQNIKNPETKQARASRNLRADYRIALTGTPVENNVGDLWSIMEFLNPGLLGTQTEFKKRFFIPIQASRDPAALTGLKRLTGPFVLRRLKTDQTIISDLPKKMEMKVFCTLTKEQASLYAAVVKEAAEALDSSEGIQRKGMVLATLSKLKQVCNHPAQFMGDHSSIPGRSGKLARLTEMTQEVLEAGDRALIFSQFSQMGEILKRHLEETFGQETLFLHGGVPKNRRDRMVERFQQPGDGPRLFILSLKAGGTGLNLTGANHVFHFDRWWNPAVENQATDRAFRIGQRKRVQVHKFLCVGTLEEKIDEMIERKKEIAEGAVGAGEGWLTKLSTAELKEIFALRKEAVED; this is encoded by the coding sequence ATGATCATCCTTCACGCAGGGTTCGGGGACCGCAGGCTGCATCTTTGGGGGGAGTCTCCCCCCGGAGAAGGCGTGGTATCGGTGAGGCGTCGCCGCCGTCCCTCCCCTCAGGAAGAAGCGGCCTCGTTCATTTACGCCACCGAGAGGGAAGACCTGCTCGAAGTGGTGAAGGGAATCCCCGATTTTCCCAGGACCAGTCTGCGAGATTTCAGCCGGAGTGTGATTTGGCTTCCCACAGTTGATGGAAATCCGTTTCCCTCCAACTCAACCATCGGCGAAGAAGCGGGGTCTTCGTCCGAGGTGGCGCTGGCGCCGTGGTCTGTTCCGGCGCTCTCGCTCGATGCGGAGCGCGCCTTGTTGCTGCTGTGTGCATGCGCGGACAAGGACGTCCTCAAGCCGGGTGTGATTGTCGGTCATGATGTGTCGTTCTGGGGGATGGCGATGCGACTGGCGGGCGCGCTGGTGGCGAGGCAGCAGTTTTTGCCCACGGTGATTCGGGAGAACGGAAGCCATCATGCGCGCTGGAAAGCGATCGTCGCCGGCGCCGACGTCGAACGGATGCATCGGCTCGCCGGGGCGATGCCGGCGGTGGCGCAAGCCCTCCACGGCGATCCCCATCAACCGCCCGTCGCTCGCAGTGCTGAGAGGTTATCCGATTTCGTGAACCTTCTGGTCGATCACCTCGTGCGGTTTTCGGGATATGCCAAGGCCCCGTCGAGTTGGTCCGAGGGCATGCGCCGTGGAAAACCGCTGAATCTGGAAAGCCTTCATGACCATTGGCTTTTCGCGCTTCGTTCCTTTGACGACCGGTTGGACGGGAAGGAGGACGCTCTCAGCCAGTTTGCGGCTCAGGTCAACGAATGGCAGCGGCCGGTTTCGGTGCTGACCACCTCGCCCTTCCGGCTCTGCTTCCGACTGGAGGAACCGCCGGAGAATGGAGTGGCGTCGCCCGCCGCGCAAGGGGATGCGGCGAGGTGGCAGGTTCACTACCTGCTGCAAGCAGCTCACGACCCCAGCCTGCACATCCCCGTAAAGGAGGCCTGGAAGCCCGGCAAGAACGCTGCAGGGACGCTTCTCGGAAAGGGTGGCTTCAAGGCCAGGGAGTACCTCTTGCTTTCCCTCGGCCAGGCAGCGGCCCTGTGCCCGCGGATCGAAAAGAGTCTCCGGTCGGTCCGGCCGGAAGGCTACGAGCTGGATTCCAGCGGGGCGTATGAGTTTCTCACCGAAAAGGCGCTGGCGCTCGAACAGAGCGGGTTTGGTGTGATGGTGCCGGCGTGGTGGACCGGCAAGGGAACGAAGCTGCGGCTGGCCACGCGCGCCCACGTGAAAAGCCCGGTGATGCAGACAAGTGGAATGCTCTCACTGGATCAACTGGTGGATTTCCACTGGGAGGTCTCCCTGGGTGGCGAATCCATGTCCTACGAGGAACTGCAGGCGCTCGTACGGCTCAAGGCGCCGCTGGTAAAGATCCGTGGGCAATGGGCGCAACTGACCTCGGAGGAGATTCAGGCGGCGATTGATGTGTGGAAGAAGAAATCCGCGGGCACAATGACCGCGCGCGAGGTGGTCAAGCTGGCCCTGGGCGCCGCGAACCTGCCCCTGGCCTTCGACGGCGTGAGGGCGAGCGGCTGGGTCGGCCAATTGATGGCCCAACTGGAAGGACGGGCCCAGTTCGAGCTGCTGGAGGCCCCCGAGCGTTTCGTGGGCACGTTGCGCCCGTACCAGCTCCGAGGTTATTCGTGGCTGTCCTTTTTGAAACAGTGGGGCCTGGGCGCCTGCCTGGCCGACGACATGGGCTTGGGAAAAACCATTCAAACGCTGGCGCTGCTCGATCGCGAGTTTCTATCCAACCACCAGCGCCCCGTGTTGCTCATCTGTCCCACCTCGGTGGTCGGCAACTGGCACAAGGAAAGCGCCCGCTTCACGCCCCACCTTCGCATCATGGTGCATCACGGCATCAGCCGCGCGAAAGGCAGTTCGTTTGCCGGGGAGGTGAAGAAGCATCACCTGGTGATCTCCAGCTACGCGCTGCTGCAACGGGATTTCGAGATTCTGAAGGACATTTCCTGGTCGGGTGTGGTGCTGGACGAGGCGCAAAATATCAAAAACCCGGAGACCAAACAGGCCCGCGCCTCGCGAAATCTCAGGGCGGACTACCGCATCGCCTTGACGGGGACGCCGGTGGAAAACAATGTGGGGGATTTGTGGTCGATCATGGAGTTCCTCAATCCGGGACTGCTGGGGACGCAGACCGAATTCAAGAAGCGCTTTTTCATTCCCATTCAAGCCTCGCGCGACCCCGCCGCATTGACCGGGCTGAAGCGCTTGACCGGGCCGTTCGTCCTGCGCCGCCTGAAGACCGACCAAACCATCATCAGCGACTTGCCCAAGAAGATGGAGATGAAAGTGTTCTGCACGCTGACGAAGGAGCAAGCTTCGCTGTACGCCGCCGTGGTGAAAGAGGCCGCCGAGGCGCTGGATTCCAGCGAGGGCATCCAGCGCAAGGGCATGGTGCTCGCCACCCTCTCCAAGCTGAAGCAGGTGTGCAATCATCCGGCCCAATTCATGGGCGATCATTCCTCCATCCCGGGGCGCTCCGGAAAACTGGCGCGGTTGACGGAGATGACGCAGGAGGTGCTGGAGGCCGGCGATCGCGCCCTGATCTTTTCCCAGTTTTCTCAGATGGGAGAAATTCTGAAGCGTCATTTGGAGGAGACCTTCGGGCAAGAGACGCTCTTCCTGCACGGCGGCGTCCCCAAAAACCGACGCGACCGCATGGTCGAGCGCTTCCAGCAACCGGGGGACGGTCCGCGACTCTTTATCCTTTCGCTCAAGGCCGGGGGAACCGGGCTCAACCTGACGGGCGCCAACCACGTCTTTCACTTTGACCGATGGTGGAACCCTGCCGTCGAGAATCAGGCCACCGACCGCGCCTTCCGCATCGGCCAGAGGAAGAGAGTTCAGGTGCACAAGTTTCTCTGTGTCGGCACCCTGGAGGAGAAGATTGACGAAATGATCGAGCGCAAGAAGGAGATTGCAGAAGGAGCCGTGGGCGCCGGCGAGGGTTGGCTGACGAAACTCTCGACGGCGGAACTGAAGGAGATCTTTGCGCTGCGCAAGGAAGCCGTGGAGGACTGA
- a CDS encoding ORF6N domain-containing protein, which produces MTANRSLIPLGQLERSIYFIRGQRVMLSNDLAKLYHVEARALVQAMKRNRDRFPADFMFLLTVKEFAALKSQIVISSWGGLRRAAPFAFTEQGVAMLSSVLRSQRAVRVNVEIMRAFVRLRQMLASNADLARKLEALEKKCDAQFKVVFDAIRQLMAPPSPKRRRIGFYAGDS; this is translated from the coding sequence ATGACTGCCAATCGATCCTTGATTCCGTTGGGTCAATTAGAACGATCCATCTACTTCATTCGTGGGCAAAGAGTGATGCTCAGCAATGATTTGGCGAAGCTATATCATGTCGAAGCCCGGGCCCTGGTGCAAGCCATGAAGCGCAACCGTGATCGGTTCCCCGCCGACTTCATGTTCCTACTGACCGTCAAAGAATTTGCCGCCTTGAAATCACAAATTGTGATTTCAAGTTGGGGTGGTTTGCGGCGCGCGGCGCCTTTTGCTTTCACGGAACAAGGAGTGGCGATGCTTTCGAGTGTCCTGCGAAGCCAGCGGGCCGTTCGGGTGAATGTTGAAATCATGCGTGCTTTTGTCAGGTTACGCCAGATGTTGGCCTCCAATGCTGACTTGGCCCGCAAGCTGGAGGCCTTGGAAAAGAAATGCGACGCCCAATTTAAAGTGGTATTCGATGCCATCCGCCAGCTCATGGCACCTCCCTCACCCAAACGCCGTCGAATTGGTTTTTATGCAGGAGATTCATAA
- a CDS encoding SWIM zinc finger family protein, translating into MGRWDDHDFYFPRSVARQAKGGIRSQSKRGNFGESWWAKRWIAVLESFQIGARLQRGRSYARRGQVLSIAVEKSRVTAKVQGSRPDPYEITLEIKPLGPLHWKKIVQALSRQALYSSKLLAGEMPREIEQLFEKAGLSLFPRKSSDLKTECSCPDWSNPCKHIAAVYYLLGEEFDRDPFLIFRMRGMEREDILKHLSHNPAPSRTEGRPKANFTTEAGKGAAPPPEPLPAETSHFWGAKRSDEDLCGKVELPPVQAAHVKRLGKFPFWRGAVSLSDAVSDQYARASKRGLQVFLGTPPFQDPSE; encoded by the coding sequence ATGGGCCGATGGGATGATCACGACTTCTATTTTCCTCGCTCCGTGGCGCGTCAGGCGAAAGGCGGCATCCGCTCTCAGTCCAAGCGAGGGAATTTTGGCGAAAGCTGGTGGGCCAAACGATGGATTGCGGTGCTGGAGAGTTTTCAAATCGGCGCCCGGCTGCAACGGGGGCGCTCCTATGCCCGGCGAGGCCAGGTGCTGTCGATCGCAGTTGAAAAGAGTCGGGTCACGGCGAAGGTGCAAGGATCCCGGCCCGATCCTTATGAGATCACGCTCGAAATCAAACCGCTGGGACCCCTCCACTGGAAGAAGATCGTTCAGGCGCTTTCCCGTCAGGCCTTGTACTCCTCCAAACTTCTGGCCGGCGAGATGCCGCGGGAGATTGAACAGCTATTCGAAAAGGCGGGCTTGTCGCTTTTCCCCCGGAAGAGCAGCGACCTCAAGACCGAATGTTCCTGCCCGGACTGGTCGAATCCGTGCAAACATATTGCGGCGGTCTATTACCTGCTGGGCGAGGAATTTGATCGCGACCCCTTCCTGATCTTCCGGATGCGCGGCATGGAGCGCGAAGATATTCTCAAGCATCTCTCGCACAACCCTGCTCCCTCACGGACGGAGGGCCGGCCCAAGGCGAATTTCACCACCGAAGCCGGGAAGGGAGCCGCGCCCCCGCCGGAACCCTTGCCCGCAGAAACATCACACTTTTGGGGAGCCAAGAGAAGCGATGAAGATCTTTGCGGCAAGGTGGAGCTTCCACCGGTCCAAGCCGCTCATGTGAAGCGTTTGGGAAAATTTCCCTTTTGGAGGGGCGCCGTTTCGCTGTCAGATGCTGTGAGCGATCAATATGCAAGAGCCTCGAAACGCGGCCTACAGGTCTTCCTGGGGACGCCACCATTCCAGGATCCAAGTGAGTGA
- a CDS encoding DUF4276 family protein, with protein MKIESCGIVVEGDIDEAVYRELIAKIFSSEIKILARPTAGVRNLNKAKKVRGWLHSFEHASRTGGPLDKALVIRDADGKDPKAIENDLGTRIGLGKFAFPLGVAVHAVREEMETWLLADNAALNRISKMENGNPIPPLGGHIEDERKPKERLQRILGKAGLNYNTATCCRIAREIDLNVLRQRCPSFTVFEQKVLDP; from the coding sequence GTGAAAATTGAGAGCTGTGGCATTGTGGTTGAGGGAGATATCGATGAGGCGGTCTACAGAGAACTCATTGCAAAAATCTTCAGTTCTGAAATCAAGATCCTGGCACGTCCGACCGCAGGGGTCAGGAATCTGAATAAGGCGAAAAAGGTCAGAGGATGGCTCCATTCTTTTGAGCATGCGTCTCGCACTGGTGGCCCCTTGGATAAAGCTCTAGTGATACGAGACGCCGATGGAAAAGACCCGAAGGCGATTGAGAATGACTTGGGTACAAGAATTGGTCTCGGGAAATTCGCCTTTCCGCTCGGCGTTGCGGTCCATGCGGTCCGTGAGGAGATGGAAACATGGCTTCTTGCTGACAATGCTGCACTGAATCGGATCTCCAAGATGGAAAACGGGAACCCTATTCCACCGCTCGGTGGCCACATCGAAGACGAACGAAAGCCGAAAGAGAGGTTGCAGAGAATCCTCGGTAAAGCCGGCCTGAACTACAATACTGCAACCTGCTGCAGAATTGCTCGCGAAATAGATTTGAATGTCCTCCGACAGCGCTGCCCGTCATTCACAGTTTTCGAACAAAAGGTTCTGGACCCATGA
- a CDS encoding AAA family ATPase, with protein sequence MITNVHLENFRSFENTTISLGLRNLLVGPNMSGKSNFISVFRFFTDIVSGGPGLFGLSKAMSNGFAELAWRGGDANLMSIVLQGDFREFNELGRNENWRYELHVIGDRSRDSFIVNDESLHIADCALVKKDPATGARILQSKSGESVTSVSDAHRSALEFELPDWEGNRLRKLFASFRFYSLVPQIMRQINPASAPTSLDMQGGNLSAWLMLLQTRYPEIFARMNKAAKDALPELERILAFVTPRSVVFTASSERFLKSDVPIWQMSDGELCFLALLSLIFIPDEISGTLFCIEEPENYLHPALIGELIGLLEQRQIEFGEKAVQTIITTHSPLVVDKFKLEDVIVFERQRGASICTRPGDKPQLRELLEREEVGLGDIVYSGALSREN encoded by the coding sequence ATGATTACGAATGTCCATTTGGAAAACTTCAGGAGTTTCGAGAACACGACGATCTCCCTGGGGCTTCGCAATCTTCTTGTAGGCCCGAACATGTCCGGAAAGTCCAACTTCATATCTGTTTTTCGGTTTTTCACCGATATCGTGAGTGGTGGTCCGGGTCTTTTTGGGTTGTCAAAGGCGATGAGCAACGGGTTTGCAGAGTTGGCTTGGCGTGGGGGAGATGCGAATCTCATGTCGATAGTCCTCCAAGGCGACTTCCGTGAATTCAACGAGTTGGGAAGGAATGAAAACTGGCGTTACGAACTTCATGTCATCGGAGACCGATCACGAGATTCATTTATCGTGAACGACGAAAGCCTTCACATTGCGGATTGCGCACTGGTAAAGAAGGATCCTGCCACTGGGGCCAGGATACTACAAAGCAAATCCGGGGAGAGTGTAACCTCTGTTTCAGACGCACACCGTTCTGCGCTCGAATTTGAACTGCCGGACTGGGAAGGAAATCGTCTGCGTAAGTTGTTCGCCTCTTTCAGATTCTACTCGCTGGTTCCCCAAATTATGAGACAAATTAACCCGGCCTCGGCCCCTACATCTTTGGACATGCAAGGAGGAAATCTCTCAGCATGGCTGATGCTCCTTCAAACGCGCTATCCGGAGATCTTCGCGCGGATGAACAAGGCAGCAAAGGACGCCCTCCCCGAGTTAGAGAGGATTTTGGCGTTCGTGACTCCACGATCAGTCGTGTTCACGGCATCCTCAGAAAGATTCCTTAAGTCTGATGTGCCCATTTGGCAGATGTCTGATGGAGAACTCTGCTTTTTGGCACTCTTGTCGCTGATCTTTATCCCGGATGAAATTAGTGGCACCCTTTTCTGCATTGAAGAACCAGAAAATTATCTTCACCCCGCATTGATCGGGGAATTGATCGGCCTCTTGGAGCAAAGGCAAATCGAATTTGGGGAAAAGGCGGTACAAACAATCATTACCACTCATTCGCCCCTGGTGGTCGACAAATTCAAATTGGAGGATGTGATTGTGTTTGAGAGGCAGCGCGGAGCATCAATCTGCACCCGACCCGGAGACAAACCTCAATTAAGAGAACTGCTGGAAAGAGAGGAGGTCGGTCTGGGTGACATCGTTTACTCCGGAGCCCTCTCCCGTGAAAATTGA